One segment of Kwoniella pini CBS 10737 chromosome 9, complete sequence DNA contains the following:
- a CDS encoding dihydroorotase, homodimeric type — protein MSNEITIPSPADFHVHVRQGKMCELVTPQVAKGGVKTAYVMPNLVPPLTSTEAVLSYKSELERIDPSVQWLMTLYLHPDVTPEEIRKAAKAGISGVKSYPRGVTTNSNSGIEDYGVYYPVFKAMEEEGMVLNLHGEVPSDPEKNISILNAEIHFLTHLRKLAKDFPNLRIVLEHATTSNAIETVKELPNNVGCTITAHHLYLTIDEVAPQPHHFCKPLAKEPKDRKSLQDIIKSGNSKFFLGSDSAPHPISSKIPNLLNNDKEIGLSISACAAGVYTSPILIPLVATLLESFNALDQLENFVSNNGRNFYNIPAKKGDELKLRRIGENENKGIVKNTFKSEQVEGLEVVPFWLGKKLNWEIV, from the exons ATGTCGAACGAGATAACAATTCCTTCTCCAGCGGA CTTTCATGTCCATGTCCGTCAAGGGAAGATGTGCGAACTCGTTACTCCACAAGTAGCAAAAGGAGGTGTAAAGACAGCTTATGTGATG CCCAACCTCGTTCCACCACTCACTTCGACCGAGGCTGTTCTATCTTATAAATCTGAATTGGAACGTATTGATCCTTCCGTTCAATGGCTCATGACTTTGTATCTACACCCTGACGTAACACCTGAGGAAATTAGGAAAGCTGCTAAAGCTGGAATTAGCG GTGTTAAATCATATCCTCGAGGTGTAACTACAAACTCTAATTCAGGTATAGAAGATTATGGAGTATATTATCCTGTATTCAAAGctatggaagaagaaggtatggTTTTAAATTTACATGGAGAAGTACCTAGTGATCCTGAGAAG aatatatcaattttaaatgccgaaattcattttttaacACATCTTCGTAAATTAGCAAAagattttccaaatttacGTATAGTTTTAGAACACGCAACAACTTCAAATGCAATTGAAACTGTTAAAGAATTACCAAATAATGTAGGATGTACAATTACAGCACatcatttatatttaaCAATAGATGAAGTTGCACCACAACCTCATCATTTTTGTAAACCATTAGCAAAAGAACCAAAAGATAGAAAATCTTTACAAGatataattaaatcaggaaattctaaattttttttaggTTCTGATTCTGCTCCTCatccaatttcatcaaaaattccaaatttattaaataatgataaagaaataggtttatcaatttctgCTTGTGCAGCAGGAGTTTATACTTCACCTATTTTAATTCCTTTAGTTGCTACTTTACTTGAATCTTTTAATGCTTTAGATCAACTTGAAAATTTTGTTAGTAATAATGGTAGAAATTTTTATAATATACCTGCAAAAAAAGgagatgaattaaaattaagaagaattggtgaaaatgaaaataaaggTATTGTTAAAAATACATTTAAAAGTGAACAAGTTGAAGGTCTAGAAGTTGTACCATTTTGGTTAggaaagaagctgaattggGAAATTGTCTAG